Proteins from one Sphingomonas sp. HF-S4 genomic window:
- a CDS encoding cupin domain-containing protein, protein MYGRDDLRTTLAPVSKAPAPTGFKHASYARFYEQAQQESDVQADSWYARGQTMIVAYSEVKEGATFLRTDQPDEYAIVLPDDDAEIAIEIAEGTQIASGRSVAFVPAGASKVTVRKGGRILRLFSTRADDLVALCSNAQDYAEPDPNVPPLAEWPAPVGGRKVRVYSGNVAPEQGRFGRIYRGQTIMVNFGDGRVGPRAADNLSPHHHDDFEQYSIALDGDYIHHLRWPWISDSTQWIEDDHARCAAPSVAVIPPPATHTSQGIGPGLNRLLDAFCPPRRDFSAKPGWVLNAADYPMPDPKDDAQ, encoded by the coding sequence ATGTACGGGCGTGACGATCTGCGGACCACCCTCGCCCCCGTGTCGAAGGCGCCCGCCCCGACCGGCTTCAAGCATGCGAGTTACGCGCGCTTCTACGAGCAGGCGCAGCAGGAAAGCGATGTGCAGGCCGATAGCTGGTATGCGCGCGGCCAGACGATGATCGTCGCCTATAGCGAGGTCAAAGAGGGCGCGACGTTCTTGCGCACCGACCAGCCCGACGAATATGCCATCGTGCTGCCCGACGACGATGCCGAGATCGCGATCGAGATCGCCGAGGGCACCCAGATCGCCAGCGGGCGCAGCGTCGCCTTTGTCCCCGCCGGCGCCAGCAAGGTCACCGTCCGCAAGGGCGGCCGCATCCTTCGCCTGTTCAGCACCCGCGCCGACGATCTCGTCGCCTTGTGCTCGAACGCGCAGGACTATGCCGAACCCGATCCCAACGTCCCCCCGCTCGCCGAGTGGCCTGCGCCGGTCGGCGGGCGGAAGGTACGCGTCTATTCGGGCAATGTCGCGCCGGAGCAGGGCCGCTTCGGGCGGATCTATCGCGGGCAGACGATCATGGTCAATTTCGGCGACGGCCGCGTCGGCCCGCGCGCCGCGGACAATCTCTCGCCGCACCACCATGACGATTTCGAGCAATATTCGATCGCGCTCGACGGCGACTATATCCATCACCTCCGCTGGCCGTGGATCAGCGATTCCACCCAGTGGATCGAGGACGATCACGCGCGCTGCGCCGCGCCCTCGGTCGCCGTGATCCCGCCCCCAGCGACGCACACCTCGCAAGGAATCGGCCCCGGCCTCAACCGCCTGCTCGACGCCTTCTGCCCGCCGCGGCGCGATTTCTCGGCCAAGCCCGGCTGGGTGCTCAACGCCGCCGACTATCCTATGCCCGACCCCAAGGACGATGCCCAATGA
- a CDS encoding GMC family oxidoreductase: MPESAAAGTQRRFDYIVVGAGSAGCVLANRLSEGADSVLLIEAGGPDASWLFRMPLGFMMTAANPTYDWGYASEPDAKLGGRSLPVPRGRVQGGCSSVNGMIYMRGHSRDYDGWRQMGASGWGYAEVLPYFQRMETSWRGAGRYHGAEGPLAVTPVRGDHLLTEPIRQSVVAAGFAESDDLSGAQEEGFARCEVTVDARGRRASTAAAYLRPALKRPNLTVLSHAQVTRVLIEDGRAVGVEYLRDGQRAEVRAGKEVILSGGAYNSPQLLMLSGIGPAEDLAAHGIPVVADSPGVGRDLSEHPLVYMTFAARSSFLSALRSDRAARSVLRWALAGKGPFASQITSGVLMLRTRPELERPDIQLVFLPVRLDAKLWHPFGKRQKDVLSVMVMQLHPESRGSVTLRSADPFAKPRIDLSLLSTPGDFADIRGGIAAVRRIFAQPPLSEMVEGEIAPGSDADLDDFIRHNLKITQHPTGTCRMGEDPGAVVDSELRVRGVAGLRVVDASVMPSVPGANINAAVIMVAERASDLIRGIAPLAAED, translated from the coding sequence ATGCCGGAAAGCGCCGCGGCTGGGACACAGCGCAGGTTCGATTACATCGTCGTCGGCGCCGGATCGGCAGGCTGTGTGCTGGCCAACCGGCTGAGCGAGGGCGCGGATTCGGTGCTACTGATCGAGGCGGGCGGGCCTGATGCCAGCTGGCTGTTCCGAATGCCGCTGGGCTTCATGATGACTGCGGCGAACCCCACCTATGACTGGGGCTATGCCAGCGAGCCCGACGCAAAGCTAGGCGGCCGTTCGCTGCCGGTGCCGCGCGGGCGGGTGCAGGGCGGCTGCTCGTCGGTCAACGGCATGATCTACATGCGCGGGCATTCGCGCGACTATGACGGCTGGCGCCAGATGGGGGCCAGCGGATGGGGCTATGCCGAGGTCCTTCCCTATTTCCAGCGGATGGAGACGAGCTGGCGCGGTGCCGGTCGCTATCACGGCGCCGAGGGGCCGCTGGCGGTGACGCCGGTGCGGGGCGATCACCTGCTCACCGAGCCTATCCGGCAGTCGGTGGTCGCGGCCGGCTTTGCGGAGAGCGACGACCTCAGCGGCGCGCAGGAAGAGGGCTTCGCGCGCTGCGAAGTCACCGTGGACGCGCGTGGCCGTCGCGCGAGCACCGCCGCCGCCTATCTGCGCCCTGCCCTCAAGCGGCCAAATCTGACGGTGCTGTCCCATGCGCAGGTTACCCGCGTGCTGATCGAGGATGGCCGCGCGGTCGGCGTCGAGTATCTGCGCGACGGGCAGCGCGCCGAGGTTCGCGCGGGCAAGGAAGTGATTCTCAGCGGCGGAGCGTATAATTCGCCGCAACTGCTGATGCTGTCGGGGATCGGCCCTGCCGAAGATCTCGCGGCGCATGGCATCCCGGTGGTCGCGGACTCGCCCGGCGTCGGCCGCGATCTTTCCGAGCATCCGCTCGTCTACATGACCTTCGCAGCGCGCAGCAGCTTCCTCAGCGCGCTGCGCTCGGACCGTGCCGCGCGCTCGGTGCTGCGCTGGGCGCTTGCCGGCAAGGGGCCCTTCGCCAGTCAGATCACCAGCGGCGTGCTGATGCTGCGCACCCGCCCCGAGCTCGAGCGCCCCGACATCCAGCTCGTCTTCCTGCCCGTCCGGCTCGACGCCAAGCTCTGGCACCCGTTCGGCAAGCGGCAGAAGGACGTATTGTCGGTGATGGTGATGCAGCTCCATCCCGAGAGCCGCGGCAGCGTGACGCTGCGCTCGGCCGATCCGTTCGCCAAGCCGCGGATCGACTTGAGCCTGCTGTCGACGCCGGGCGACTTCGCCGACATTCGCGGCGGGATCGCCGCGGTGCGCCGTATCTTCGCGCAGCCGCCGCTCAGCGAGATGGTCGAGGGCGAGATCGCGCCGGGGTCGGACGCCGATCTCGACGACTTCATCCGGCACAATCTCAAGATCACCCAGCATCCGACGGGGACGTGCCGGATGGGCGAGGATCCTGGGGCCGTGGTGGACAGCGAATTGCGGGTGCGCGGCGTCGCCGGGCTGCGGGTGGTCGACGCGTCGGTGATGCCCAGCGTGCCCGGGGCGAACATCAACGCTGCGGTGATCATGGTGGCGGAACGGGCGTCGGACTTGATCCGGGGGATCGCGCCGTTGGCGGCGGAGGACTGA
- a CDS encoding p-hydroxycinnamoyl CoA hydratase/lyase, which produces MTDDTKPIPGGTNVLVEFEDGIAWVHLNRPEKRNAMSIELAREMNQVLDALELDDRCGVIVLTGKGEAFSAGMDLQGFFRASDAVSDVERHRAYRETRAWQWRTLMFYAKPTIAMVNGWCFGGAFTPLICCDLAITDQDAVFGLSEINWGIIPGGVVSKAISTLMGDREALYYVMTGEKFDGRRAKELGLVNDAVPAAELKDRTRALAQNLLGKNPTTLRQARMAYKYAREMDWELAAEYLTAKGDQTTFVDREKGREKGLTQFLDEKTFKPGHGNYKREAE; this is translated from the coding sequence ATGACGGACGACACCAAGCCGATCCCCGGCGGCACCAACGTGCTGGTCGAATTCGAGGACGGCATCGCCTGGGTGCACCTCAACCGGCCCGAGAAGCGCAATGCGATGAGCATCGAACTCGCCCGCGAGATGAACCAGGTGCTCGACGCGCTCGAGCTCGACGATCGCTGCGGCGTGATCGTGCTCACCGGCAAGGGCGAGGCGTTCTCGGCCGGCATGGACCTGCAGGGCTTTTTCCGCGCCTCCGACGCCGTGAGCGACGTCGAGCGGCACCGCGCCTATCGCGAGACGCGCGCCTGGCAGTGGCGCACGCTGATGTTCTACGCCAAGCCGACGATCGCGATGGTCAATGGCTGGTGCTTCGGCGGCGCGTTCACCCCGCTGATCTGCTGCGACCTCGCGATCACCGATCAGGACGCGGTGTTCGGGCTTTCCGAGATCAATTGGGGGATCATCCCCGGCGGCGTCGTCTCCAAGGCGATCTCGACGCTGATGGGCGACCGCGAGGCGCTCTATTACGTTATGACCGGCGAGAAGTTCGACGGCCGCCGCGCCAAGGAGCTCGGGCTGGTCAACGACGCGGTGCCCGCCGCCGAGCTCAAGGACAGGACGCGCGCGCTGGCGCAGAATTTGCTCGGCAAGAACCCGACGACGCTGCGCCAGGCGCGCATGGCATATAAATATGCGCGCGAGATGGATTGGGAGCTGGCCGCCGAGTATCTCACTGCCAAGGGCGACCAGACCACGTTCGTCGATCGGGAAAAGGGCCGCGAGAAGGGCCTGACCCAATTCCTCGACGAAAAGACCTTCAAGCCCGGACACGGCAACTACAAGCGCGAGGCGGAATAA
- a CDS encoding carboxymuconolactone decarboxylase family protein — protein MERPSGAKGSELSEVAPAFVEMTDRVLYGEVWEREGLSKRDRSLLTVASLMTANRHQQLEAHLGLALDNGVTQEELGEVLLHLAFYASWPAAVTASRMLVDVVKKREG, from the coding sequence ATGGAGCGACCCAGCGGGGCCAAGGGCAGCGAACTCTCCGAGGTGGCGCCGGCGTTCGTCGAGATGACCGACCGGGTGCTGTACGGCGAGGTCTGGGAGCGCGAAGGCTTGTCCAAGCGCGACCGCTCGTTGCTCACCGTCGCGTCGCTGATGACCGCGAACCGGCACCAGCAGCTCGAGGCGCATCTGGGGTTGGCGCTCGACAACGGCGTGACCCAGGAGGAACTGGGCGAGGTGCTGTTGCATTTGGCCTTCTATGCCTCCTGGCCCGCGGCGGTCACGGCGTCGCGAATGCTGGTCGACGTGGTGAAGAAGCGGGAGGGGTAA
- a CDS encoding DUF6282 family protein has product MSDRITDLLKGAIDLHCHSGPSVMPRRLNHVEAIKEGEAAGLRAILFKDHYYSVTPVAALLDEIMPGTVKLLTGVPCNNTTGGINPHAVEHGFKLGARLVWMPTFSAANHIRHSHRKQFLPTKEKMLDPIMLSVIDDRGRLKDEVLPVLDLIAEYDAVLSAGHLHISEIWPLFTEAKARGITRLLVNHPTFLIGCTPPDMAELAKMGAYLEHSCCMWAGVQGKNYSHDSLKLCIDSGGVPNTIIGSDLGQVGNPTPVEGLRYVIQMLIDIGYDDAEIRAMIGGNAAKLVGLDEVAAEPAAELLQA; this is encoded by the coding sequence ATGAGCGACCGAATCACCGACCTGTTGAAGGGCGCGATCGACCTGCATTGCCATAGCGGCCCCTCGGTGATGCCGCGCCGGCTCAACCATGTCGAAGCGATCAAGGAAGGCGAAGCCGCCGGGCTGCGCGCGATCCTGTTCAAGGATCACTATTACTCGGTCACTCCAGTCGCGGCGCTGCTCGACGAGATCATGCCCGGCACAGTCAAGCTGCTCACCGGCGTGCCGTGCAACAATACGACCGGGGGCATCAATCCGCACGCGGTCGAGCATGGCTTCAAGCTCGGCGCGCGGCTGGTGTGGATGCCCACCTTCTCGGCCGCAAACCATATCCGCCACTCGCACCGCAAGCAGTTCCTCCCCACCAAGGAGAAGATGCTCGATCCGATCATGCTCAGCGTGATCGACGACCGTGGCCGCCTTAAGGACGAAGTGTTGCCCGTGCTCGACCTGATCGCCGAGTATGACGCAGTGCTTTCGGCCGGCCATCTCCACATCAGCGAGATCTGGCCGCTGTTCACTGAGGCCAAGGCGCGTGGGATCACCCGGCTGCTGGTGAACCACCCGACCTTCCTGATCGGCTGCACCCCGCCTGACATGGCCGAACTGGCGAAGATGGGCGCCTATCTCGAGCATAGCTGCTGCATGTGGGCGGGCGTCCAGGGCAAGAACTACAGCCATGACAGCCTCAAACTGTGCATCGATTCCGGCGGCGTGCCCAACACGATCATCGGATCGGACCTGGGACAAGTCGGCAACCCTACCCCGGTCGAGGGTCTGCGCTACGTCATCCAAATGCTGATCGACATCGGTTATGACGACGCCGAGATCCGCGCGATGATCGGCGGCAATGCGGCCAAGCTGGTGGGGCTGGACGAAGTCGCCGCCGAGCCCGCCGCCGAGCTTTTGCAGGCCTGA
- a CDS encoding acetate--CoA ligase family protein, whose protein sequence is MPGIDEADVAILRDASGISEGLARLLQPRSIAIAGASPDPATMGGVILANIERFGFAGDIHLISPTRDAIAGRPCIRSVDDLPEGVDALVLNVPRAAILPAVEAAARRGVGGVIVFASGFAEAGEEGAREQDAIAAICRDAGMALLGPNCMGYVNYAGKVALTFEPVEPQPIGARRSVAVIAHSGAAASGIRSGMQGRGIAVALQAAIGNEAVVRASDLIDRIVSEGHADAIALYVEQIRDPAAFLAAVRRARKAGVPVIMMHPGRSKRGQEAAQSHTGSMVGDYALMRTSVENEAVVAVNTMDELFDALAILHRYPAVSHGEIGIVTNSGAIRGMAFDFAEDIGLPIAEVSGLTLERLGALLPAGMEIDNPLDVGTTGFAKGDIFGLSTAAMLADPSVSGVLLPMAGGGPSQQRAKAEAIIPEALASTKPVVVAITGDESVLDPEFVAAMRASETPLFRSPERAMRAFAAVRRYAAALHAIPDRTPPATGLARWAQPGVKPEYQGKDFLRSIGVPVPEGALARTVEEALVIAARIGFPVVLKAQAAILSHKSDVGGVALNLRDETHLREAWTRMTAALRDTGLDGILVEQMSAPGLELIVGARNHPEWGPSVMVGLGGVLIEALDAAELLPADISLARAVERIRGLRGAKLLGEFRGRPARDVNAVADVVVKVGAAMRAGIGIEEIDINPLMVLAEGEGAVALDALIVTGA, encoded by the coding sequence TTGCCGGGAATCGATGAAGCCGATGTCGCGATCCTGCGCGATGCGTCGGGCATTTCGGAGGGGCTGGCGCGGCTGCTCCAGCCGCGGTCGATCGCGATCGCCGGAGCCTCGCCCGATCCGGCGACGATGGGCGGGGTAATCCTCGCCAATATCGAGCGCTTCGGCTTTGCCGGTGACATCCACTTGATCAGCCCGACGCGAGACGCAATCGCCGGGCGCCCCTGCATCCGCTCGGTCGACGATTTGCCCGAGGGCGTCGACGCGCTGGTGCTCAACGTGCCACGTGCGGCAATCCTGCCCGCGGTCGAGGCAGCGGCGCGGCGCGGGGTGGGCGGGGTGATCGTCTTCGCCTCGGGCTTCGCCGAAGCTGGCGAGGAAGGTGCACGAGAACAAGACGCTATCGCCGCGATCTGCCGGGATGCAGGCATGGCGCTGCTCGGGCCCAATTGCATGGGCTATGTCAATTATGCCGGCAAAGTCGCGCTGACCTTCGAGCCGGTTGAGCCGCAGCCGATCGGCGCACGGCGCAGCGTCGCGGTGATCGCGCATAGCGGCGCGGCGGCCTCGGGTATCCGCAGCGGGATGCAGGGCAGGGGCATCGCGGTCGCGCTCCAGGCGGCAATCGGCAACGAGGCAGTGGTCCGTGCGAGCGACCTGATCGACCGCATCGTCAGCGAGGGTCATGCCGATGCGATCGCGCTCTATGTCGAGCAGATCCGCGATCCGGCCGCTTTCCTCGCCGCGGTCCGCCGCGCGCGCAAGGCGGGCGTGCCGGTGATCATGATGCATCCCGGGCGCAGCAAGCGCGGCCAGGAAGCGGCGCAATCGCACACGGGATCGATGGTCGGCGATTATGCCCTGATGCGGACCTCGGTCGAGAACGAAGCGGTGGTCGCGGTGAACACGATGGACGAGCTGTTCGACGCGCTTGCCATCCTCCATCGCTACCCTGCGGTATCGCATGGCGAGATCGGCATCGTCACCAATTCCGGCGCGATCCGCGGCATGGCGTTCGACTTCGCCGAGGATATCGGGCTGCCGATCGCCGAAGTCTCCGGGCTGACGCTCGAACGGCTCGGCGCGCTCCTCCCCGCGGGGATGGAGATCGACAATCCGCTCGACGTGGGCACCACCGGTTTCGCCAAGGGCGACATCTTCGGGCTGTCGACCGCGGCGATGCTCGCCGATCCGTCGGTGAGCGGCGTGCTGCTGCCGATGGCCGGGGGCGGCCCCTCGCAGCAGCGCGCCAAGGCCGAGGCGATCATCCCGGAGGCGCTGGCATCGACCAAGCCGGTGGTGGTTGCGATCACCGGCGACGAGTCGGTGCTCGATCCCGAGTTCGTCGCGGCAATGCGCGCGAGCGAGACGCCCTTGTTCCGCTCACCCGAGCGCGCGATGCGCGCCTTCGCCGCGGTGCGCCGCTATGCCGCCGCGCTCCACGCGATCCCCGATCGCACCCCGCCCGCCACCGGGCTCGCGCGCTGGGCACAGCCGGGGGTGAAGCCCGAATATCAGGGCAAGGATTTCCTGCGTAGCATCGGCGTGCCGGTGCCCGAAGGCGCGCTGGCCCGGACCGTGGAGGAGGCGCTCGTTATCGCCGCGCGGATCGGTTTCCCGGTGGTGCTCAAGGCACAGGCCGCGATACTCAGCCACAAGAGCGATGTCGGCGGCGTGGCGCTCAACCTGCGCGACGAGACGCACCTGCGCGAGGCGTGGACACGAATGACCGCCGCGCTGCGCGACACCGGACTCGACGGCATATTGGTCGAGCAGATGTCGGCACCCGGGCTGGAGCTGATCGTCGGCGCGCGCAACCATCCCGAATGGGGGCCTTCGGTGATGGTCGGGCTCGGCGGGGTGCTGATCGAGGCGCTCGACGCTGCCGAGCTGCTGCCCGCCGACATCTCGCTTGCCCGCGCGGTCGAGCGCATCCGCGGGCTACGCGGCGCCAAGCTGCTCGGCGAATTCCGCGGCCGCCCGGCGCGCGACGTCAACGCCGTCGCCGATGTGGTGGTCAAGGTCGGCGCGGCGATGCGCGCGGGGATCGGGATCGAGGAAATCGACATCAATCCGCTCATGGTGCTCGCGGAGGGCGAGGGCGCTGTCGCGCTCGACGCACTGATCGTCACCGGAGCCTGA
- a CDS encoding aldehyde dehydrogenase family protein: MTAALSDRPQATGLDKARAFAASRHQLFIGGRWVDSQEGARFATHDPATGAELGQVAEARAGDADSAVAAARAAMDNPEWTEMKPAARAGLLLRLADALEANADEFAALETLDNGMPLRDARFFHLAHAIEVLRYNAGWATKLNGETIALSGPGTWHAFTLREPVGVVAQIVPWNAPMAMAVAKIAPALAAGCAVILKPAEETPLTALRLAHLVAEIGFPDGAFNLLTGFGETVGAALTAHSGVDKVTFTGSTEVGRLILRAASGNFKRVTLELGGKTPVIVLPDADPAKAIEGAARAIFTNAGQVCNAGSRLFVHQRHFDQVIEGVARIAEGIKLGSGLEADTQMGPVISQAQRDRVRGYVRQGTEAGATLRAGGRTIDGDGYFVAPAILTGTDAEMSVRREEIFGPVLCAMSFDDTDLDRIAAEANATEYGLGAVVWTNDLSTAHRLARKLKAGTVRVNGGGLDPALPFGGFKQSGWGRENGREGIEAYTETKAVAIAI; encoded by the coding sequence ATGACCGCGGCACTATCGGATCGACCGCAGGCGACCGGGCTCGACAAGGCGCGCGCCTTCGCCGCGAGCCGGCACCAGTTGTTCATCGGCGGACGCTGGGTCGACTCGCAGGAAGGCGCGCGGTTCGCCACGCACGATCCGGCCACCGGCGCCGAACTCGGCCAGGTCGCCGAGGCGCGGGCGGGCGATGCCGATTCCGCGGTAGCGGCGGCGCGGGCGGCGATGGACAATCCCGAATGGACCGAGATGAAGCCGGCGGCGCGCGCGGGGTTGCTGCTGCGCCTTGCCGACGCCCTCGAGGCCAATGCCGACGAATTCGCCGCGCTCGAGACGCTCGACAACGGCATGCCGCTGCGCGACGCGCGCTTCTTCCATCTGGCGCATGCGATCGAAGTGCTGCGCTACAATGCCGGCTGGGCGACCAAGCTCAACGGCGAGACGATCGCGCTTTCGGGACCCGGCACCTGGCACGCCTTCACCCTGCGCGAGCCGGTCGGCGTCGTCGCGCAGATCGTGCCGTGGAACGCGCCGATGGCGATGGCGGTGGCCAAGATCGCGCCAGCGCTCGCCGCGGGCTGCGCGGTAATCCTCAAGCCCGCCGAGGAGACTCCGCTGACCGCCCTACGCCTTGCGCATCTGGTCGCCGAGATAGGCTTCCCCGACGGCGCGTTCAACTTGCTCACCGGGTTCGGCGAGACCGTGGGCGCGGCACTGACCGCGCATTCGGGAGTCGACAAGGTCACCTTCACCGGATCGACCGAAGTCGGCCGGCTGATCCTTCGCGCCGCTTCGGGCAATTTCAAGCGGGTGACACTCGAGCTCGGCGGCAAGACCCCGGTAATCGTGCTGCCCGACGCCGATCCGGCCAAGGCGATCGAAGGCGCGGCGCGGGCGATCTTCACCAATGCCGGGCAGGTGTGCAACGCCGGCTCGCGGCTGTTCGTCCATCAGCGCCATTTCGACCAAGTGATCGAAGGCGTCGCCAGGATCGCCGAGGGGATCAAGCTCGGCTCGGGGCTAGAGGCCGACACCCAGATGGGGCCGGTGATCTCGCAGGCACAGCGCGACCGAGTCCGGGGCTATGTCCGCCAGGGCACCGAGGCCGGGGCGACGCTCCGGGCCGGCGGCCGCACGATCGATGGCGACGGCTATTTCGTCGCGCCGGCGATCCTCACTGGCACCGACGCCGAAATGTCGGTGCGGCGCGAAGAGATTTTCGGACCGGTGCTGTGCGCGATGTCGTTCGACGACACGGATCTCGACCGCATCGCCGCCGAAGCGAACGCTACCGAATACGGGCTGGGCGCGGTGGTCTGGACCAACGACCTCTCCACTGCGCACCGGCTCGCGCGGAAGCTCAAGGCAGGGACGGTACGCGTCAATGGCGGCGGGCTCGATCCGGCGCTGCCGTTCGGCGGGTTCAAGCAATCGGGCTGGGGCCGCGAGAACGGCCGCGAGGGCATCGAAGCGTACACTGAGACCAAGGCCGTGGCGATCGCGATCTAG